The DNA segment CTTTTAGTTCTACAAAGGAAGACATCTCGTTGGAGTTGCTCAAGCAGGAATATCTCCACTGTAGATTATTCCCACAATTTGAAGTTAAAAAAGTAGCTTGGGTTAAAAGAACTCGGTGATCCATCAATGAATCCAATGTCGAACAGTACGACACGGAGAAACTAAAAGCCGCAAAAAGAAACAGGAACGGACAAAGGAATTCAAGAATCCTTCCCTTTCTTTTCCTCCTGCGGGTCAGGATCATCAGAAGACGCGGCAGCATCAGCAGCGGCGTCGACCAAAGCTTGCTCGGCCCGGAGAATGGGCTCGTAATAGTCGGCATGGGCATCCATGCACTTCCTGAGGAGGCCCGTGACCTCGGAGCATCGGTCAACGATGTCCTCTTGGCTCTTCTCGGCATCGTCCACGCACTTCTCCCACGCAATGAAGGCGTCCTTGCAGCCGCCCCCCTTCATGAAGAGGCAGAAACCgcactccgcctcctcctcctcctcctctgcttccGCTGCTCCATTCTCTTCCTCCTTCTTCGCCTCCCCTGTGTCATCCGCGACCTTCTGGTCCGGTGTTGGAGCGACGGTgacgacggcggcggcgacgggCAGGGATTCATGATCGGACTggggaggagagggaggagaagtCGGTGCGGGGACCGTCGGATCTGTGGTTGTTGGCCGAGGAGGCGAAGCGGACATGGTTGGTCAAAGGGATCAAGGATTAGGGTTTCGGCGGTTGTTCTTCGACTCCTTCGTAGGCAACGATGAAAGTTGAGCAAATCATAAGAGTGGGGAAGACTTGACTGGTTAAAGCAAATTCTTCGGAAGGTGTCGAAGCAAACGAGACACATCGACGGTTCTCTAAAACCGCCCATCACGTTTTCATTTTACATCTCAGCCGTTTATCTATTTTGATCGGAtctatttctaaaattttattttttttgttcaaaATAGATTGACGGTTGAGATAAAAAGTGATTTCTAAAGAATTATGTATTTAATAAAGAATTATGTAGTTAATAAAAAGTGGACCTTTTAACATTCTGATTCATAgtgttaaaaaatttatattgaaatacctactgttataaaaatgaaatatttaGCTTCATTATCATAATGTCATTGGTTTTATCGACGGAATTATgaaaataagtaaaaagataatttcaacgttTCAGTTAGTGGTGATAAACGACGTCGGTGGTGACGAATGACAGTGTCAGCTGGGGACTATAGGTAGCTACTGTAGATGAGGAAAAGAATGGTAAGAGCTAAGGGTCACTCTGGATTTACATCGACGTCGACACAAGCAGTGACAGGGCCACTCAACATCAATACCGACATAGAGCAACGTCGCTCGATAATTATATCGATGTCGATGTAGATGCAGAGCAACAAAAAGCTGCTCAATATCTGCATAATCTCCTCCAAAACCGATACGGGGAAGTCAAGAAAGCAAGCATTACAATCGAGCACCCTTCATGGCCTTCCTCCTCCTCGAGTGGTGCTTCCACTCGCTACCCCTCCATTGTCTTCCATCCTCTTATGTTGCAATCATGAAATGGAACTCAATGTATACATTATTCATCGACGCATCAAACGAGTTTATCGTATGGAATTACTCGGCGCAGACGCAATTATTTTGGCATCACGAACGAAACGGGAGCTATCCGATTAGGGATGCGCCCATTTCTATTTGGAACCAACCAGAGATGGGTTCATATACGGAGGCCACTGTTTTCTGTGGTGGTGGTCGTCTGCCTTGCCTCGCCTTACCCTCTTTGGTGCCGCTGCTATGTTTGCGTGGTGTGGCGTAGTGGTATCTTGCACTCTCTGAATCCACTACCGACTGCAAGTTGAGGTCACATCGATCCGCATATCACACTTGTTCTATTTAAATTAAATCGTACATCAAATTAGATTAGGATCGTCTCAAAAGTTATATGATCGAATTCGAATTCGAATTCGATTGACTATATAAATATGTGACTTTGTGCACGATTGAGTTTACCTAACATGACTTGCATAGAAGACAAATGTCCCGACCTACCGTGACGACCTCTTCTTCTGCTTGCTTGGTTACTCGCAATTGGAGAACCCACGTCGAGGTGCACTTTGCACACTAATTAAGGAGGTGATGCATCCTTTGTATCGATGTTCGTCAGTGAGATTTCCGGCCCTTGTTGCCATGTGGTAGCACATTTTCGCCAGCAATGATCTAACACAACCTAATGGGATATGGTTAACAATTATATGCCCTACGTATGTTGGATTTGTTTCGTGGAATCCAATCATCATTTTATGCATTAGTACTGATATGGTACATTTTGGCAATCTGAACACGTCATAGCCGACACAGCATGCTAAGTCAGAACCCTGAACCACACGTCTAGTCCCGGGGGCTCGGGGCGGTGCCGTTTGACGCACCATCAGCCTTCTCGCTACAGTATAAAACCCATGACTGGCCTTTGgtcaggaaaaaaaagaaaaagggggaagaaggaaAAGAGCAATCCTTCTCGTTACTAACttactcgtcggaggggccacggTCGGGTACCATCCGACGGAGGCTATTTTGCAGGAGGGCTACCGCTCATCGACGGTGAGGGACTCGGCATGGGAGCATGACTTGCTCGGCACCAAGGAGTCATCAATCAGTCCCGATCTCGATCAATGCCAACTGACACTCCTTCTCGAAAACTCGGATACCACATCATCCGAATCACCCTGTAAAAAGCTCCCAACATCGGCCCGTACACCTAGTCGTACTGACTCCCCAGcaacacatttgttcaccaacaattACCTACTTAGGGCTCCATGACGATGTCAAGCCCGCATCTTCTTGTTTCATCAAAGAAATCATCGGTGCAAATAGTTTATAATCGATGAGTTGGGAAAGAACTTGACTTCGAATTGAGTGATTTAAATGATAGAAAGAGAACGTTACATTATCCTTCGCAAGATGTGTTTGACAAAACTCGCATGGAAGGAAACGTTCTACAGTGCATGATATTAACATAATACTCCGGAGCAGATgttacagaagaagaagaaaagtcgATGCAGTGGAGAGCAAGAAACATCTCATTGTCGCTTACACGTCAAAGAGACCCGCAAATCCTCCTCGTCAGCCTTGACGAGTAGGCTGTCCTGCTCCAAGAGTCAATAATGCAGCTCCGAGTCTTCCAACTGGGATCTTCTTGGGTTCCGTTCCCATCTCTTCTCCCCACCATGTCGATGGTGTGCTATTAAAACTATAAATAACCAACTGCCTCCTTCTTTGCCCAGAATTCACCGTGGAAGATACGTCACCGGAGATGGGGAATCATAGAGGTGCTGCAGTAGAGTTGGAACTGAAACTGAGATCAGAAGAGGATGAGAGCAGGAGAAGTAGCGTGATAGCAAGGGAAGGTCGACTGGGACAATTCATTCCACCCTTCAACTTCGCCACCGTCGACCGCGGCGTCTTCCGGTCCGGCTTTCCCGACGCTGCCAACTTCAGCTTCTTGGATACGCTGCAACTGCGCTCGGTCGTGTGAGACTAGAATTATTATTCTCCATCGTCACCATTTCCTTCTTTCCCGTCGTCGTTGTTGCGGTGCGGCTGATTGCAGCCGCCTCTTCTCTTTCTTATCTTGCTTTCGATTCAGATACCTGTGTCCGGAGCCGTATCCGGAGGCAAACAAGGTGTTTCTCGAGTCCAATCGGATAAGGCTCTTCCACTTCGGCATGGAGTGTTCAAAGGTACGTGATCCGATCTTGGCTGCATAATGATTTGCTTTTGCTTTCCGAACTTCCATTTTACGAATTATTTGGATGTTTAAGATAATAATTCTTTGGAGAAAAAGAAGAATTAGCTACGATTTAATGTAAATAAGCAGATGACGAAGCTCCAAAACCATCGATTAATTCGTCGCTTCTGATATGATCAACACCTCAAGTCAAAACTTTGAGGGTTGCAGTGGGCGTTGAGAAGAGCTGGTCTCGGAGGATAAGTATTGATTTCCTTGTCCCAAGATGTGGTTCATCAATAGACACAAGGAATAAAGAGCTTTAATTGGGCAGCTATAGTTAGGGTTTCAAATCTCTAGTATTGTGGCATGGAAGAAAGTTGGAAGGAGGTTCCTGTTTCACTGAAAATGATATGTAAGGAGTGAAGACACAAACATTGTTCTTAGTGTAGCTTTCTTTTGGTAAAAGGACAGAGACAGCCTGGAGACCATATCTCTACAATAAATTTTGCCAAAACTAAAGACTTTCTTGTCTTGGATTGGACTGAAAAGATGGAACATCTGATGGCTGTGGAGGAATCCTATAATGAAAGGTTGGAACTTGTAGGTATCAAACAAGACAGAGGAAAGAAACTCAAATATCTTAAAGAATGTATTTGAAgcaaagtagtttgtgaaaatattATGCTTATTAATTATATGATCATATGAAGATACCAATGCTAAATATTTAATATGATGATGAATAAATAGTTTTCTCTTGTTTAAATCATTTATATGTCCAAAATAACAAGGAAAAATGAATCCTTGCAGGAGCCTTTTGACAACATTCCGGAGGACAAAATTCGAGAGGCTCTCAGAGTCGTGCTTGGTACTAAACATGTTTGTAATTTTTTCTGCAAGATAAAAATCCAGTGTTATATTCATGATTTCTTGATTGTTCCCTTCAGATGCCCGAAATCGCCCGTTGCTTATCCATTGCAACAGAGGAAAAGTAAGATGCTTAGTCTTCTTGTATGTTTCGGTTGCTGTTCGAGTAGCAAGCTTCAGAACGGGTTTGTCGTGCAGCATCGAACAGGTTGTGTGGTTGGATGCTTGAGAAAGCTGCAAAGATGGTGCTTGTCTTCTGTGTTCGATGAGTACCAGCAATTTGCTGCTGCTAAAGCGAGGGTTTCGGATCAGAGGTTGATCGAGCTATTCGACACTTCCAGCTTTAAGCATTTATTATCACTTTGCATTTGTATTTGACATGGTCGAGTTGGGCTCTCGTAGAATCACTGCAGCATGATTTTGGAGAGAGAATCCACATTAATGTAATGTACCAGTAACATAGATTTCTGCTTATGGTAATTGTAATGGAGTGTTAACGATTAATTGATTTCCCGGAGGAGATTGCAGTTTTCATATATTTCTTGCAATTTCTTTTCCTCCAAATCCCATCTATCTTGCATGCATCAGAATTTTCAGCCTGTGTTTGTGAACATTATATCTTATTTTGAGGAAATATTTTTCTCTGATATTTGTGGCCCATTTTACCTGTTATCACTTTTTTATGACATCATTGGCCTGTTAGGAAATCCTAAGATGTTAGATTATCACATATACTAAATGAGGAGGAGCTAATGTTGCTCAAGTCAATTGTGATTAGCCATGGCCCAGCTTCAACTACAGATTAGTTTTCCGGTTGGTGTCAGAAGAAGCCGAAGCAACAGCCACACTGCCTTAAATGAGGCGACGGCGACGTCTAACGATGACCACATCCTCCTTTCCTTGGTGCAGCAGATTAGGATGAGCTTTCAGAGCTAGCTTTGGTTTCGGCATTTAATCTTAGAGAAGGACAGGGAAACAGATGTCTTTATGCTTTACCGACAAGTCCATGGACCGCCTCTTTATGACTACAATTTACGTGATTTATGGTGGGAGTGCAATCGTGGAGTTATGATCGCATGTGGGTTGTGCCTGTTCATGCCAGTAATCTATTGCGCCTACATCTGCAAGGAGTGAGTGTTCCATCTCCAACCACACACACTTGTTTTGGGCGTGAAGAATTGGTGGTCAAAGGTGGTACATGCCTCCACCGTAATGGAAGGCAGCAGGCGTTTGTGAGGATAAAGCCGTCTCTCATGGTGCTGAGAACATGGTGGGTGAGAGACATGTGGAACTCTTGCATTACTCTGTAGATGTAGAAGATGAGACATCCAGTTCGAATCTCGTGCAATGAATTCTGTGTTAAGATTTGCAAGCAGAGTTGCAGGATATATAGCAAATCATGAGAGGAAATAAACACAACTAAATGAAAGGaaggagagagagcgagagaatgAACAATCTCTCAGCGTTTTCTTATTGTTTTATCTAATCTCGGTGTGGTTCCGAGAGTATCGAGACAGGTTCGATCTCAGAGGGAGGATACGTGATTGCCTAGTGGTTCATGGCGTGGAAGATGTACGTAAAAGACGCGAGGGAAGTGCCTTAATCTGGGTTGTAGGACACCGGGGAGGAACTGGAGGAGGGAGAGTTGACCCAGTTAAGAATGCTGTTCCAGTAGTTCCggttctcctccccctcctcttcttcctcgtcgGCGCAGGTCTCGTGCCCATTCGTATGGGAATCTCGGGAGTGGTCCCGAGTTTTCTGCTCCCCGAACTCACCCAACAGCATTCCGGTGAATCCTGCTCCGAATTGCCCCCATGAACACCCTGCCTGCGAAGCGTACGGTTCCGATAGCCATGGCGCCTCCCCATCGAAGGCCTCGACAGAGAAGCCTGTGAGGCAGTCCGTTGTATCATTTCCCGAGAATCTCCACTCCGCGCCTTCTGGCTCCGAGTTCTCGCTTCCTTGCTGGCTCGCCGGTGCGACGGCCACATCGCCGTCCACGAGCCCGGTGCCGGACTCCGTCGTTGGAGGACGGTTCTCCGGGAAGCTCAACGTGGAGGTGGGTGACTCCAGGTCGACGTTTTCGCCTGGAGTGTTCTTCCGTTCTCTGAGCACGTCGAGGCAGGGAGATGAAATGGGTTCGCCCAACGACGAGGATCTcatctgttgctgctgctgctgctgctgctgtaggTTCATGGAACCGGAAGCTGCACGCAGCTTTGACTCCCTCGCCAGGCGGGCCTCGGCTTCGAGGCGTGCGCTCTCCCACTGAGCCATGTGGCTGAGGTTGGCAGCGCTCCTGGGTCGGCCGTCGGCGGAGCTGAGGGTGTTGCTGGTGGCCTTGAGGGTGCAAGGATCGATGCCCACCTTGGCCAGCCGCTTCTTCAGgtgggtgttccagtagttcttgatctcgttgtcggttCTCTTGGGCAGATGGCTGGCGATCGCGGACCATCTGAAAGCAAGGGAAACGAGACTCTCATCTACCAGCATTAGCAGAGGAAAGAACGCTTCCAGGCGGGTAGTATGACGTGAATGACCGCAGACGTAATCAAGATTCATGGAGTAGCAGCAGCCGTCACCTGTTCCCAAGAAGAGCATGGAGTTGGATGATGGTCTTCTCCTCCTGCGGGCTAAACTCCCCCCTTTTGATGTCCGGTCGAAGGTAGTTGGTCCATCTCAACCGGCAGCTCTTCCCACACCTCTGCAGTCCTGCAATTACAGGAAGCATCACAACTCTCTTCAACCACGCTCTTACGCAGTCGCGGCGACGATAGTTCAGGCGGCTCACCGGCTTTGGCGGGCAACGCTCTCCAGCTCCCATGGCCGTGCTTCTCAACATAAGCGAGCAGCTTCTGGTCTTCCTCCACAGTCCAAGGTCCCTTCTTCAGGTTCACCTTGTCACAGCATGGTGATCGACCCATCTCAGTCGGATCCCGACCTGCAGATCGAGCAAGATATGCTTAAGCTCTAAGGGGGGGCTTCAAAGAGCCGATCTCCACTGCAAGTGACATGCACAAGGAGTAAGAGGTTACAACGAAGCCAAGGTCTCGAGGATTAATAGATGACAACAACAGATGGGTCTTCATGCAGAAATAAATGTTGTTTGGAGGTGTGTCACGGCGTAAACGACCTTCGATCCAACCTCGAGTGTAGTATGCCGTGTTTCCAAAGATTCATCGGGATGTACAGTGGGTGAACGAACGATGGTTGCTCGCTGCAGTTATCGTACTTGTCGCAATCTCAATCCGAAAAATACATGGACGGGACCCAAAAAGAAGCATCGCTCGTAGTTCTAAGCATTCTCTGCAGTCATTTTAAGCCCTCTTTGCTAAGGTGACATCCGCTCATCTAATCCTTCGATGTGGACAACGAAGCTTGTCGCTTCTCAGTTTGCACCGATGCTTGTTGACTCTGCACACCGAGTTGGATGGACTGTCTGCCCCCACACACCATTATGATCGGCGAAGAAGAAGAACACGTGTGCTTCGGCCGAAagcaaaaaagaaggaaattTAAGATTGATTGATTGAAGAGGAAAAGCATCGATCATAGCTTGGAAGGTTCTCTCTCTACCATATACATTGTCATAAGACATGATCGTATCGGTTAATTGGAGTGCAGAAATTAAAAGTCAAACACCCCTAATAACATAATGAAGAGAGCACCCCCTAATAATCAATAATTACATGCAAAAGGATCATAATTAGAAAAAGGATCAATcgcaaaagaaaaaataaagattagTTCATAGAAAAAGGATCACTTGCGTCGACGTTAATGCAATTATCGATCGACGCCGCTCTGCATTTATATCAACATCGACGTAGTTGTCGAGCGATGAATAAGCCGCCGATGTAGATGTCAAGCGACGCTGCTCGGTAATTACGTCGAAGTCAACATAAATGCAGAGTAACCCTTACCTCTTGTCGTTGTTCTTTTCATCTACAACGACCACTCGTCACCCCTAACGACATTGTTGTCCACCACCATTGATGTCATTTGCGTCTGCGTCGATGCCGACGTAATTGCCAAGCGACAAAAGGGTCGTCGACACAGTTGTCGAGCAGTGCCGCTGTGCATTTGCGTTGATGTTGATGCAATTATCGATCGACGCTGCTCTGCATGTACATCAACATCGATGTAGTTATCGAGCGATGAATAGGCTACCGATGTAGATATCGAGCGACGCTGCTCGATAATTACGTCAAAGTCAACATAAATGTAGAGTGACCCTTACCTCTCGTCGTTGTTCTCTTCATCTAC comes from the Musa acuminata AAA Group cultivar baxijiao chromosome BXJ1-10, Cavendish_Baxijiao_AAA, whole genome shotgun sequence genome and includes:
- the LOC103969567 gene encoding tyrosine-protein phosphatase DSP1, with translation MGNHRGAAVELELKLRSEEDESRRSSVIAREGRLGQFIPPFNFATVDRGVFRSGFPDAANFSFLDTLQLRSVVYLCPEPYPEANKVFLESNRIRLFHFGMECSKEPFDNIPEDKIREALRVVLDARNRPLLIHCNRGKHRTGCVVGCLRKLQRWCLSSVFDEYQQFAAAKARVSDQRLIELFDTSSFKHLLSLCICI
- the LOC103969566 gene encoding uncharacterized protein LOC103969566: MSASPPRPTTTDPTVPAPTSPPSPPQSDHESLPVAAAVVTVAPTPDQKVADDTGEAKKEEENGAAEAEEEEEEAECGFCLFMKGGGCKDAFIAWEKCVDDAEKSQEDIVDRCSEVTGLLRKCMDAHADYYEPILRAEQALVDAAADAAASSDDPDPQEEKKGKDS
- the LOC135594637 gene encoding transcription factor MYB106-like, with amino-acid sequence MGRSPCCDKVNLKKGPWTVEEDQKLLAYVEKHGHGSWRALPAKAGLQRCGKSCRLRWTNYLRPDIKRGEFSPQEEKTIIQLHALLGNRWSAIASHLPKRTDNEIKNYWNTHLKKRLAKVGIDPCTLKATSNTLSSADGRPRSAANLSHMAQWESARLEAEARLARESKLRAASGSMNLQQQQQQQQQMRSSSLGEPISSPCLDVLRERKNTPGENVDLESPTSTLSFPENRPPTTESGTGLVDGDVAVAPASQQGSENSEPEGAEWRFSGNDTTDCLTGFSVEAFDGEAPWLSEPYASQAGCSWGQFGAGFTGMLLGEFGEQKTRDHSRDSHTNGHETCADEEEEEGEENRNYWNSILNWVNSPSSSSSPVSYNPD